The Cupriavidus necator N-1 DNA window TGAACGCGAATGCTGGCTATACTCGTGCCAGCACCAACGCTGCCACGGGGGTATCGGTTCTGGGCCAGCCTGCGGTATCGCAAGTCTACTCGGCCAGCCTCGGCATCTCGTCCTACGAGCTGGACTTCTTCGGCCGCGTGCGCAGCCTGTCGAACGCGGCGCTGGCGCAGTACTTCTCCACGGAAGAGGCGCATCGTTCAGCGTATATCTCGCTGGTGTCGGAAGTGGCCAAGGCCTACCTGTCCGAGCGTTCCTTCGCCGAGCAATACGAGATTGCACGGGACACACTCAAGGCGCGCGAGAGCACCTATGGGCTCGCCAAGCAGCGCTTCGACGTCGGCGCCACATCCGCCCTGGACCTGCGCGACAACGAGTCGCTGGTGGCCCAGGCGCGTGTCGCCGCCGCGCAGCTCGCACGCCAGCGCGCGCAGGCGCAGAACGCGCTCGAAGTGCTGGTGGGCAAGCCCATCGGCAGCATCGAGAACCTGCCCGAGCCGATGCGCCTGTCCGACGAACGCATCATCAGCGATATTCCCGCGGGCCTGCCTTCGGACCTGCTGGAGCAACGCCCGGACATCCGCCAGGCTGAACAGCAGTTGCTGTCGGCCAACGCGAATATCGGCGCGGCACGCGCGGCGTTCTTCCCGCGCATCACGCTGACCACCAGCATTGGCACAATCAGCCCGACGTTCTCGAACCTGTTCGATGCCGGCACTAAGGCGTGGTCGTTCGCACCGCAACTGACGCTGCCGATCTTCGACTATGGCCGCAACAAGTCCAACCTGGACCTGGCCAATGTGCGCAAGAACATCCAGGTGGCCAACTACGA harbors:
- a CDS encoding efflux transporter outer membrane subunit, which translates into the protein MTKTLTTLLLVAGVLTGCTLAPHYDRPAPPVADSFPVAPEGYATAEAKSGETRRAVDIGWREFFRDPRLQSLIATSLENNRDLRTAALRIEEARAQYQVQRADLLPTVNANAGYTRASTNAATGVSVLGQPAVSQVYSASLGISSYELDFFGRVRSLSNAALAQYFSTEEAHRSAYISLVSEVAKAYLSERSFAEQYEIARDTLKARESTYGLAKQRFDVGATSALDLRDNESLVAQARVAAAQLARQRAQAQNALEVLVGKPIGSIENLPEPMRLSDERIISDIPAGLPSDLLEQRPDIRQAEQQLLSANANIGAARAAFFPRITLTTSIGTISPTFSNLFDAGTKAWSFAPQLTLPIFDYGRNKSNLDLANVRKNIQVANYEKTIQTAFAEVADALVARGTLEDQVAGQEEVRNAEAARYELARVRFRSGIASYLDELDAQRQLFTAEQALIQARQLRLNNAIDLYRSLGGGLQESGAVAQQGTPAQQGTVTQ